The following proteins are co-located in the Helicobacter acinonychis genome:
- a CDS encoding glycosyltransferase family 9 protein, translating to MHIACLLALGDNLITISLLKEIALKQQQPLKILGTHLTLKIAKLLECEKYFEIIPVFENIPAFYDLKKRGIYWAIKDFLLLLKALKKHQIKRLVLEKQDFRSTLLAPLVTVMTPNQKIKNVYQNRQELFFQIYGHVFNNSPYSMSLKNPKKILINPFTRENYRNISLEHLQIILKLLKPLSVTLLDFEERYAFLQDKATHYYTKTSLEAVKNLILESDLYIGGDSFLIHLAYYLKKNYFIFFYKDNDDFMPPNCENKNFLKAHKSHSIEQDLIKKFRHLGLL from the coding sequence CCCCTTAAAATTCTAGGCACTCATTTGACTTTAAAAATCGCCAAGCTTTTAGAATGCGAAAAATATTTTGAAATCATTCCTGTTTTTGAAAATATCCCCGCTTTTTATGATCTTAAAAAGAGAGGTATTTATTGGGCGATCAAAGATTTTTTATTGTTGTTAAAAGCGCTTAAAAAGCATCAAATCAAGCGTTTGGTTTTAGAAAAACAAGATTTTAGAAGCACTCTTTTAGCTCCATTGGTTACAGTAATGACTCCTAATCAAAAAATTAAAAATGTTTATCAAAACCGCCAAGAGTTGTTTTTTCAAATTTATGGGCATGTTTTTAATAACTCTCCATATTCTATGAGCTTAAAAAATCCAAAAAAAATTTTGATTAACCCTTTTACAAGAGAAAATTATAGAAATATTTCTTTAGAGCATTTACAAATCATCTTAAAACTTTTAAAGCCCCTTTCTGTTACGCTTTTAGATTTTGAAGAACGATACGCTTTTTTACAAGATAAAGCCACTCATTACTACACTAAAACCAGTTTAGAGGCAGTGAAAAATCTCATTTTAGAAAGCGATTTGTATATAGGGGGGGATTCGTTTTTAATCCATTTAGCTTACTATTTGAAGAAAAATTATTTTATCTTTTTTTATAAGGATAATGATGATTTCATGCCGCCTAATTGTGAGAATAAAAATTTTTTAAAAGCCCATAAAAGCCATTCTATAGAACAAGATTTAATCAAAAAATTCCGCCATTTGGGGCTATTATAA